One genomic segment of Ictalurus punctatus breed USDA103 chromosome 4, Coco_2.0, whole genome shotgun sequence includes these proteins:
- the LOC108264450 gene encoding ATP-sensitive inward rectifier potassium channel 1, whose protein sequence is MAHTPAQLLRDYLTEWRIHQNRLVTKEGHCNIEYSNVQYKKWSSFMQDIWTTLVEIHWTFIMFFFVSSFILSWFVFALFWYWVGGTNGDLWWQNPSANHSACVVNVYDLTTAFLYSLETQTFIAYGVRAITTFCPGAIAVYVFQVNLGTIIPCFWGGVVMAKISLPKRRAKAIMFSKMAVICSRQDTLCLKIRLTNLRKSLMIGTQIYGKLIKTTTTPEGETIIMDQVNIEFTVETGNENLFFISPLTLYHVIDKTSPFFEMTMDTLQKEDFELVVFMDSVAESTSFSCQVRTSYMPKEIMWGFQFLPIISRSKEGRYRVDFSNFSKVMPIDIPHCAHCFHSEKAHHHHSEGGTGNEGF, encoded by the coding sequence ATGGCACACACTCCAGCACAGTTGCTCAGAGACTATCTGACTGAGTGGCGGATACATCAAAACCGCCTGGTGACCAAAGAAGGCCATTGCAACATTGAGTATTCCAATGTACAGTACAAAAAATGGTCCAGTTTCATGCAAGACATTTGGACCACTTTAGTGGAGATCCACTGGACGTTTATTATGTTCTTTTTTGTGTCTTCATTTATCCTTAGCTGGTTtgtatttgcacttttttgGTACTGGGTCGGTGGTACCAATGGTGACTTGTGGTGGCAAAACCCATCAGCTAACCACAGTGCATGTGTGGTTAATGTCTATGACCTTACCACTGCCTTTCTGTACTCACTGGAGACACAGACATTTATTGCTTATGGCGTACGAGCCATTACCACATTTTGCCCAGGTGCCATTGCTGTCTATGTTTTCCAGGTTAACCTTGGTACTATCATTCCCTGCTTTTGGGGTGGAGTGGTAATGGCCAAAATCTCACTGCCCAAGAGAAGAGCCAAAGCAATCATGTTTAGTAAGATGGCTGTCATCTGCTCTAGACAAGATACTCTATGTCTAAAGATACGACTGACCAATCTGCGCAAATCACTGATGATTGGAACGCAAATATATGGCAAGCTtattaaaacaacaaccacaCCTGAAGGAGAAACCATCATCATGGATCAGGTCAACATTGAGTTCACTGTGGAAACTGGGAATGAAAACCTCTTCTTCATCTCTCCATTGACTCTCTACCATGTGATAGACAAAACCAGTCCGTTCTTTGAAATGACAATGGACACTCTTCAGAAAGAAGACTTTGAGCTTGTCGTGTTTATGGACAGTGTTGCTGAATCCACCAGCTTCTCTTGCCAAGTAAGGACTTCCTACATGCCTAAGGAGATCATGTGGGGCTTCCAGTTCCTCCCTATTATCTCCCGCAGCAAAGAGGGAAGGTATCGTGTGGACTTCTCAAACTTTTCTAAAGTAATGCCCATAGATATACCACACTGTGCCCACTGCTTTCACAGTGAGAAAGCACATCATCACCACTCCGAAGGTGGCACTGGCAATGAGGGCTTTTAA
- the LOC124628097 gene encoding ATP-sensitive inward rectifier potassium channel 1-like, translating into MAHTPAQLLRDYLTEWRIRQNRLVTKEGHCNIEYSNVQYKKWSSFMQDIWTTLVEIHWTFIMFFFVSSFILSWFVFALFWYWVGGTNGDLWWQNPSANHSACVVNVYDLTTAFLYSLETQTFIAYGARAITTFCPGAIAVYVFQVNLGTIIPCFWGGVVMAKISLPKRRAKAIIFSKMAVICSRQDTLCLKIRLANLRKSLMIGTQIYGKLIKTTTTPEGETIIMDQVNIEFTVETGNENLFFISPLTLYHVIDKTSPFFEMTMDTLQNQDFELVVFMDSVAESTSFSCHVRTSYMPKEIMWGFQFLPIISRSKEGKYRVDFSNFSKVMRVESPHCSHCFHNEKAHQHSGDGTDNDGFDCDM; encoded by the coding sequence ATGGCACACACTCCAGCACAGTTGCTCAGAGACTATCTGACTGAGTGGCGGATACGTCAAAACCGCCTGGTGACCAAAGAAGGCCATTGCAACATTGAGTATTCCAATGTACAGTACAAAAAATGGTCCAGTTTCATGCAAGACATTTGGACCACTTTAGTGGAGATCCACTGGACGTTTATTATGTTCTTTTTTGTGTCTTCATTTATCCTTAGCTGGTTtgtatttgcacttttttgGTACTGGGTCGGTGGTACCAATGGTGACTTGTGGTGGCAAAACCCATCAGCTAACCACAGTGCATGTGTGGTTAATGTCTATGACCTTACCACTGCCTTTCTGTACTCACTGGAGACACAGACATTTATTGCTTATGGCGCACGAGCCATTACCACATTTTGCCCAGGTGCCATTGCTGTCTATGTTTTCCAGGTTAACCTTGGTACTATCATTCCCTGCTTTTGGGGTGGAGTGGTAATGGCCAAAATCTCACTGCCCAAGAGAAGAGCCAAAGCAATCATATTTAGTAAGATGGCTGTCATCTGCTCTAGACAAGATACTCTGTGTCTAAAGATACGACTGGCCAATCTGCGCAAATCACTGATGATTGGAACGCAAATATATGGCAAGCTtattaaaacaacaaccacaCCTGAAGGAGAAACCATCATCATGGATCAGGTCAACATTGAGTTCACTGTGGAAACTGGGAATGAAAACCTCTTCTTCATCTCTCCACTGACTCTCTACCATGTGATAGACAAAACCAGTCCGTTCTTTGAAATGACAATGGACACTCTTCAGAATCAAGACTTTGAGCTTGTCGTGTTTATGGACAGTGTTGCTGAATCCACCAGCTTCTCTTGCCATGTGAGGACTTCCTACATGCCTAAGGAGATCATGTGGGGCTTCCAGTTCCTCCCTATTATCTCCCGCAGCAAAGAGGGAAAGTATCGTGTGGACTTCTCGAACTTTTCTAAAGTTATGCGCGTGGAAAGTCCACATTGTTCCCACTGCTTTCACAATGAGAAAGCACATCAACACTCCGGCGATGGCACTGACAATGATGGCTTTGACTGTGATATGTGA